The Couchioplanes caeruleus nucleotide sequence CCGCTCGGTGACGTCGAGCAGCAGCTCGGTGGTGAGCGGGGCGGCCCGCAGGATCTCGTCGGTATCAGGGTCGTAGACCACGGCGCCGTTGGCGCAGACGGCGGGCAGCGGCTCGGCCATCTGGTCGTAGAGCTGGCGCAGCCAGCGCACCGGCCGGCCGGTGACCAGCACGGTGGGGATGCCGCCCTGCTGGAGGCGGTCGAGGGTCTCGATGGTACGAGGGCTGAGCGAACCGTCGCCGCGGATCAGCGTGCCGTCGATGTCGGAGGCGACGAGGCGGAATGGCGCATGCATCACCTCGACAGTAGCCGGTCGAGGAACACGGCCACGCCGTCCTCGTCGTTGGTCAGCGTGACCTCGTCGGCGACCGCGAGCAGCTCCGCGTGTGCGTTGCCCACGGCCACCCGTCCCCAGCCGGCCCAGGCGAACATCGGCAGGTCGTTGGGCATGTCGCCGAAGACGAGCACGTCCGCGGGGTCGACGCCGACGGCCTGCGCGACCACGGCCAGGCCGGTGCCCTTGTCGACGTCCGGCGGGCAGATCTCGACGTAGTTCAGGCCGGCCTGGGTGACCGATGCCACGTGCGCCGGTACGACCCGGCGGGCGGCCGCGAGCAGGTCGTCGACATCGCGGTCGAAGGAGCGGGCGAACGCCTTGATGACGTCGCCGGTCAGGCACTCCGCCCGGGCACGCCGCTCCAGGGTCACCGGGTAGCG carries:
- a CDS encoding Cof-type HAD-IIB family hydrolase, with the protein product MAKPGLPKLIATDLDGTLVRSDDTVSDYTHAVLDRVRAAGIRIVGATGRGPRLTELTRNDIRAADFLVLAQGGWVIDQNESQVLRSARLPGRDLGIALENLEAEVGPLSVMVEALEHEDSPLWGDYDPTWRYPVTLERRARAECLTGDVIKAFARSFDRDVDDLLAAARRVVPAHVASVTQAGLNYVEICPPDVDKGTGLAVVAQAVGVDPADVLVFGDMPNDLPMFAWAGWGRVAVGNAHAELLAVADEVTLTNDEDGVAVFLDRLLSR